A single genomic interval of Musa acuminata AAA Group cultivar baxijiao chromosome BXJ3-4, Cavendish_Baxijiao_AAA, whole genome shotgun sequence harbors:
- the LOC103976143 gene encoding cytochrome P450 704C1: MDFLSSFPSPVFPALAAASVMLALFLLKPLLQRCSSSVHRRKPNYPPVAGTVFHQLLNLRQLVDFQTDLSRKYRTFRILTPFCNYVYTVDPANVEHILKTNFANYGKGSFTYDLMCDFFGDGIFAVDDEKWRHQRKLASFEFSTKVLRDSSSVVFRSTAARLAKIISNAASSNEMIEIQDLLMKSTLDSICKVGFGVELDTLSGSSEEGRTFAKAFDDASAQIMLRFLDVFWKVKRFLNIGSEAKMKKNLKSIDDFVYKLIDTKIEQLSQRQTGFMEKEDILSRFLIEREKNPDDMSYKYLRDIILNFVIAGRDTTAGTLSWFFYMLCKHPNVQEKVAQEAREATKIKGEVTIDEFVASLTEEALNEMQYLHASLTETLRLYPAVPLDVKHCFSDDTLPDGFDVKKGDLVNYQPYPMGRMQFLWGEDAEDFRPERWLNSNGVFVPESPFKFPAFQAGPRICLGKEFAYRQMKILAATLLCFFKFKMWEDMNTVRYRTMITLQIYGGLHLAARHRQGYLNAD; this comes from the exons ATGGACTTCCTCTCAAGTTTCCCTTCTCCCGTCTTCCCAGCTCTCGCTGCTGCCAGTGTGATGCTGGCACTCTTCCTCCTGAAACCATTGCTGCAGCGCTGCTCATCAAGTGTTCACCGAAGGAAGCCAAATTATCCACCCGTCGCAGGAACAGTATTCCACCAATTGCTAAACCTCCGTCAATTGGTAGATTTCCAAACCGACCTCTCTCGCAAGTACAGGACCTTCAGGATCCTCACCCCCTTCTGCAACTATGTGTACACTGTCGACCCTGCCAACGTCGAGCACATCCTCAAAACCAACTTTGCAAACTATGGGAAG GGGAGCTTTACTTACGATCTTATGTGCGACTTCTTTGGCGACGGGATCTTTGCGGTGGATGATGAGAAGTGGCGCCATCAGAGAAAACTAGCGAGCTTCGAATTTTCCACAAAGGTGCTGAGGGACAGCAGCAGTGTGGTGTTCAGAAGCACTGCTGCCAGACTTGCTAAGATAATCTCAAACGCTGCGAGCTCTAATGAAATGATCGAGATCCAA GATTTGCTCATGAAGTCGACGTTAGATTCCATATGTAAAGTTGGGTTTGGTGTGGAGTTGGATACGTTGTCCGGATCGAGTGAAGAGGGGAGAACTTTTGCCAAGGCGTTCGACGATGCTAGCGCTCAAATAATGCTCCGGTTTCTTGATGTCTTTTGGAAGGTCAAGAGGTTCCTCAACATTGGCTCAGAAGCCAAGATGAAGAAGAACCTCAAATCGATCGATGATTTTGTGTATAAATTGATCGATACAAAGATTGAGCAATTGTCTCAACGACAAACCGGATTC ATGGAAAAAGAAGACATATTGTCGAGATTTCTAATAGAACGAGAGAAAAATCCTGATGACATGAGCTACAAGTACTTGAGAGACATCATACTCAACTTTGTGATTGCGGGAAGGGACACCACGGCAGGGACTCTTTCATGGTTCTTCTATATGCTATGCAAGCATCCCAATGTACAAGAAAAAGTAGCACAAGAGGCGAGAGAAGCAACCAAGATAAAAGGCGAAGTGACCATCGACGAATTCGTCGCAAGCCTAACCGAGGAAGCCCTCAACGAGATGCAGTACCTTCACGCATCTCTGACCGAGACTCTCAGGCTGTACCCTGCAGTTCCACTG GATGTCAAGCATTGTTTCTCGGATGACACATTACCAGATGGATTCGACGTCAAGAAAGGAGACTTGGTAAACTATCAACCTTATCCTATGGGAAGAATGCAGTTCTTGTGGGGTGAGGATGCAGAGGATTTCCGACCAGAGAGATGGCTCAACAGTAACGGCGTATTTGTGCCAGAAAGCCCCTTCAAGTTCCCTGCTTTCCAG GCTGGCCCTCGCATCTGTCTTGGAAAGGAGTTCGCGTACAGGCAGATGAAGATCCTTGCTGCTACACTATTGTGCTTCTTTAAATTCAAGATGTGGGAAGACATGAACACTGTGAGATACAGGACCATGATCACTCTTCAAATTTATGGAGGACTCCATCTCGCTGCTCGTCACAGACAAGGTTACTTGAACGCAGATTAG